In Sulfurimonas sp. hsl 1-7, the genomic window AAAGAGGGAAATTTCTACGGAAGATTAAGAAACAATAACTTCTACTACCGTTACGACGATTCAGATAAAAACTCATATTTAGTTAATGCTATCGGTGCAAGTCTTATTTACAAAAGTGCCAACTACAACGGTTTCGATTTTACGGTTGGGGGCTATGCTTCTCGTGCATTTTTTAGCGAAAATGAAAGCAATATTAATACACTCGGACCGGCAAAAGACCTATTAAGCAGATTTAACTATGTAAATACAGGCAGTAAAACTTTATACGCTTTTGCTCAGGCAAATATCGCTTACACAGTTTCAAAAACAAAACTTACAGTTGGTCGTCAGCTTGTTGAAACTTTCTATACAAAATCAAACGATACTAAAATGATCCCAAACAGTTTTGACGGTGTAGTTTTAGAATCACAAGATTTAAAAGATACAAAAATCAAACTTGCATATTTAGCAAAACAAAAACTTCGTGACCATCAAACTTCACACTCTATTTTAATGTATGGAGATGCAAACCTCTCTTCTTATACAAGACCTGAATGGAATGGAAATGATGACTCTGCTATGCATAAAGGGTTAACATATACGGCATTAAAGGCTGCAGACAAAAATACAGAGGCTCCTTTACTTGTAATAGATGGACAAAATAATTCTGTAGAAAATCTACAAGTAAATTTTGCTGCGTATGCAGTACCTGAACTTTTATCACAAGCTATGGGTGAACTAAACTACAAAGTAAATCTAGACGGTTTTTCAATCACTCCGGGCGTAAGATACATACAACAGTTCGATAACGGTGCGGGTGCTGTAGGTGGAGCTGCACTTTCTGGAACTACAACGGGATATAAAGATCCAAACTCACTAGATGCACAGATGATTGCAGCAAGAGTTGTAGCAAATGTTAGTGACTACAAAATTAATCTTGGGTATACGAATATCTTAGATAAAGCTGATCTTGTAACTCCATGGAGAGGGTTCCCTACAGCGGGTTATACTAGAAGTATGGGGATCTATAACTGGACTGCAAATACAAAAAGTTATAGAATTGAGCTTGTAAAAGGTGCGAACAAAACAGGTATCTATAAAGATGGATTTATCCAAACATCTGTATTATACATAGATGGTGATCAAGATAAATCCGGAAAAGACAGAGTCTATTACTATTTCGGGTATGTTAAAAACCTAGAATCGGCTCCTGAGTTCCAATACCGTGTTAGACTTGGTTACGGAGACTTTGTGGGGCCAAGCAGTGCAACATCTGACTATTTAGATTCAAGACTAGAGTTTAACTACACTTTTTAGAGGAACAGTTATGAGTGACTTCATCGCAACGATCATAGATATACAGTCGGTACAAAGTTTACACCTTGTGAACTTAACGTTTCAAGGGCATAACCTATCTATGATCTCTTTAGAGTTAGGCGATGAAGTAGAGATTGGAGCAGAGGTAAAACTCTGCGTCAAACCGTCAAACGTTACTTTAACTAAGCAGTGTACAGAAGAGATAAGTATCTCAAATCAGTTGCCGTCGCAGATCTCATCTATCGAATTTGGAGAGATTTTAACAAGTGTTAAACTTAGTTTTTTTGACTACCAATTTGAGACTTTAATTACAACACACAAAGCAAAACAGATGAATTTACAAGAGGGAGAAGAGATTATTGCACTTATTAACGAGAGTGACCTCTCTATCTCATCGGTACTATAAAATATGAACTTACTATATGAGCTTGATCTAGAGCCGTTTATACTCTCTTTTAAACTTGCAGCTATTACGACATTGGTACTTTTTTTGATCTCCTTACCGTTTGCCTGGTATCTTTCACAAACACGTTCAAAATTCAAACCTTTTTTAGAAAGTTTAACCGCTTTACCAATCGTACTGCCACCTTCAGTTTTAGGATTTTACATACTCGTAGCACTCTCACACAATTCACCTATCGGTACATTTTTTGAGGATGTTTTTGATATAAAACTTGTTTTTTCTTTTACCGGTCTAGTGGTTGCAAGTGCTTTTTACTCTCTGCCGTTTATGGTTCAGCCGCTTCAAGGGGGATTTGAGAGCCTTAATAAAAACATGATCGAAGCAAGCTATATAGCCGGAAAAAGTAAGACAGTAACTCTTTTACGTGTCGCTTTGCCAAACATCAAACCGGCACTTCTTACCGCTGTCATAGTAACCTTCGCCCATACCGTAGGGGAATTCGGTGTTGTACTTATGGTTGGGGGAAGTATTCCCGGTGAGACGAAAGTTGCATCTGTAGCTATCTATGAGATGGTAGAGGTTATGGATTATTCAATGGCACACGTCTATTCGGCAATTATGGTATTTATCAGTTTCTGTGTACTTTTAAGTGTCTATATTTTCAATCGCAGATATCAAAACAAGATCGGTATTCATTAATGGTAAAAATAGATATAACAAAACAACTTCAAGGTGCTTCGGGAGATATGAGCCTTGATGTAAACCTTCACATAAAACAGGGTGAGTTTATAGCCCTAAGCGGTAAAAGCGGAAGCGGAAAAACTACACTGCTTAGAATCCTTGCCGGTCTTGAAGAAGCAGAGGGAAATATTACAGTTGATGAGAATATCTGGCTCGATCGTAAAAACAATCTTGCCCCTCAGCAAAGAGAGATCGGATTTGTGTTTCAAGACTATGCCCTTTTTCCAAATATGACTGTAGAGGAAAATCTACTCTTTGTAAACAAAGACAAAGCCCTTGCAGAGCATCTTTTGGAAGTAACTGAACTCACTGAACTTAAAAACAGGCTGCCACATAAACTCAGCGGCGGACAAAAACAGCGCGTTGCGCTTTGCCGCTCACTTATGAGCAGACCGAAGATTTTACTTCTTGACGAGCCGCTCTCCGCACTTGATCCCGCTATGAGAACAAAACTGCAAAACGAGATACTCACACTCCATAAAGAGTTCAATATTACTACGATTATGGTAAGCCACGATCCAAGTGAGATCTACCGTCTCTCCTCTCGTGTAATTGTTTTAAATGAGGGAAAAGTTATAAATGACGGCTCGCCAAAAGAGATACTCCTTAAAACTACAGGAAGTGCAAAGTTCTCTTTTGACGGGGAGCTTTTAGATATCATAAAAGTGGATGTTATAAATATTGCCATTATCTCGATCGGACAACAGCTAGTAGAGGTGGTTGTAAGTGATGAGGAGATCAAAAATCTCACCATCGGTCAGGCGATCAACGTAAGTACAAAAGCGTTTACGCCGATTATTAAAGCCTAAACTTTTTTAAGCTTGATTCCGTTACCTAAAAGGTAACACAGGTACCCTTCAGCTTTTTCGTTGGTGATCTCACTCACGGCTCTCATATACCCTTTGACCTGTTTTTTGTACTCATCTTCAAACTGTTCACCCGTTTTGTAGTCGATGATTACCCATGAGTTCTCTTTTTTCACAAGGAGATCGATGTAGCGGAGATTGTTTTTGTACTTGAAAGCTTTTTCTTTGTGACACTTCCCATCAACCAGTTCTAAAAACTCTTTGTTTTGTACAAGTGCTCTTACTCTTCTTTCAATCTCGCTAAACTCACCCTCTTCCAGAGCAAATCCAAACTTGTTTGCACACATATCTAAAGCAGACGCTATTGAGACCTCATCAAAAGACTCCAACATCTCCAAAGTGTAATGCGTTGCAAGTCCAAAGTTGATGTTTGCCAGATCTTCCTCTTTTTCATCTTCTAAAGCTAGGATCTCCGCTTGTGTACCGTAGTAGAGATCTTTAAAATGAAATAACCCGTACTGCTTCTCTTTTTTCTTCTCTTTCACCTCGCAGCGAAGTTCACCGAAAGAGCCATCTTGCAACTCTAAAAGATCAAAGAGCGAATCTTTAGTTTTTTTCACGATAAAGAGGTTTTCACGTGCCCTTGTAAAAGCAACATAGAGGGCATTTAAACTATCCTCTTCGATCAGGGCTTTTTCACGTGCAAGTGCTTCTGCATAATCAAGATCGATCTTGTCTCTGCCGCTTATTCTCAGATAGATACTCTGTAAGTTGATACCGTCATATTTGTAAATGATGCTATCACGCGAAGGGGGCGCTTTTTTAAGTCTGTCCATCACGATCACGTGCTCATACTCCAAACCTTTTGACTTGTGAATAGTAAGCACTCTCACACCGCTGATGTCACTTGCAGCAGCCGAGACATCCAAACGCTCATACTCAAACAGAAGCGCTTCTATATCTTGGTAGTTTTGCACGGCACTCATAAAACGAAGAAGGTGAAAATCGTTTTCAAAAAGTTGGTATTTGTCTATAACATTTTTAATAATATCCAAAAGTGTATTTCTGCTAAAATCAACTTTCTCGATCACCTCAAGCTCACGTCCAATCAAAGCAAAAAAGTTATGTCTGTAAAGCTCCTCTCCAAAATAGAGATACTTCAGGTACTCCAATACAGCTTTTACACTGCGCTGATTGATAAGTTTTGTCGTCGTCTCGGTTACGACATCTATTCCATTACCGTCAAGAAGGTTTTTCACCGCCTCCCCATCACCATTTGTTGCACATAAAATTGCAATCTCATCACGATCGGCACCTAACGACATGAGATGTTTTACCTGCTCAAGCACCTCATCTAAAACTTCATCATTGGTTTTGATCGAAACATAGCCACCCATAGCCTCAGCACGAACAAGCTGCGGGGTATAGTTTTTTATTTTTTCTAGAAAAGTATTGTTGACAAACTCCACAACCTCTTTTTGTGAGCGGTAGTTTACACGGAGTTTGTCCACCTGAGTAGAGTTTTGTTTTGCCACCTCGCCAAAGAGTGCTGAAACTCCCCCGCGAAATCTATAGATAGACTGCTTCACATCCCCTACAAAGAAAAAGCTTCCCTCTTCCGAGACACCGGTTCCCGATGTGATCTCATTAATAAGCGGTTTTAAGATCTCATACTGGATAATGCTGGTATCTTGAAACTCATCTAAGAGCATATGCTCGATTGTGCTATCTAGTCTAAAGTATAAAAATTCACTGTCATCCAAGCGGTGGAGAATCTCATAGACCAACAGCGTTACATCTGAGAAGCTCAATTCACTGTCATCTATATAGAGCGCTTTTTTCGATTTTTTATAGAGCTCTACCAGCTCGTTTAAAGCGTAAAAGAAGTTCTGCTCCTTCTGGCGAAAATACTCCTGTATAGCCTCTTGGATCACCTGCAGATTGCTATCCATCTCCGGAATATAACACTTTTTAAATACCCAGTACTCCAAAGTCTCCTGATACACCCAAGTGGTACTAATCAGTGCTTCAAAACTCTCAACATTCACCGCTTTTTGCAGAGTTGCCGAAGCCCCTTTACACCCTGCTACGATCTTTTGAATATTTGACAATGCTTCAAGTGCTTTTGCCTCATAACTCTTATCGAACGATTTTCTGTAAGAGAAGTTTGCTAGCTCCTCTTTTTTCTCGTAAAACTGGTTTAAAAGGGTAAAGATATCACTCACCCTTTTTTTCGATTCAAGAGAGAGATCGATCAAGATATTTCTTTTATTTGCAACACTTACTTCAGATAAAAAACGGCTCATCAGTTTATGTTCATGTTGTGCAGAAGCGGTAGTAAAGTCCGGCATCAACGAAGCGTATAAAGAGAACTTACGAAGTATGTGAGTGAAAAAACTATCAATCGTCATGATCTTAGTATTTGCATTTAAAAACTCTTTTAAAATCTGTGTTCGATGCTCTAAAAGATACTCTTTGGAAAAACCGGTAACTTTTGCGATCTCGGCAAGCTCCCCTCTCTTTTCAAGCTCTTCGAGAGTCTCCACAATACGCTCACTCATCTCCGATGCCGCTTTGTTTGTAAAGGTAAGTGCCAAGATTTTAGAAGCCTCAGCCCCTTTGAAAAGCAAAGAGAGATAACGCACAACAAGCATAAAAGTCTTTCCGCTTCCCGCACTTGCTTCGTAGGCTAGGTTATTGATAAAATTACTCATCTCTACTCTCTATCACACAAAATTTTATACGCACAATATTGACACGCTTTTGGATCTTCACACTCTTTGACTTCTATATCTTCTACCTGTAGCAGGTCTTGTATATGCGACTGTAGCAGTGCTATCTTCTGCTCTAAAAACAGTTCCTCTACTACTTTACCCTCTTTGAGATCGTAAAAGGCACACTGTTTTACACGTCCGAGTTTTGTTGCTAAAAGGTAGTAGAACTCCAGTTGGAAATCCGTTGCTTCGGTGACGTTGTTTTTATTGTAAAGTGTGTAGAAACCTGTTTTATAGTCAAGTACGCTTACACCCTCTTCGCTCTGATCAACCCTGTCAAGCACACCGCTAAGGATAAGCCCGTCATATTCAAGCTCAAGCGGCTCCTCCGTTTTAAACACATATTGACCCTGTTTAAAACGTTCTATCTCCACTTCGCAGAACTTTCCTAGTATCCTTTTTTGCAGTGCGATCTGATAACGGATAAACTCGCTGTCTTCACACACATTATCAAGCTCTTTTTCAAGGTCACGTTGCAACTCTTGAACATCTAAATAATGATCTTTTTTTGTGTAGAGATTGCATAAAGCACGGTGTACGTGCTCTCCGATCTCATACTCCTCAGGAATATCTTTTGGGATCTTATGATCTTGGAGTTTGAGAATATAGTTTAGGTAAAACTTCTTCTTACACGTTAGGTAAGTTTTGAGTTTTGTATTTGAGAGTTTTTGCCCATGAAAACTATATGGCACTACAAATGGTTTTGACTCTGTAAATGGTGCTGTACGTTTACTAAAAAGAAGCTGTGCATAACTATGTTCATCGTAAAGCTTATTCTCTTTTATCCCCAACTGCTTTAAAAAACGGCTCGGATTTGTATCGCTTGCACTCACATAAGAGATAGCAACCTCTTTGGAATTGATAAGAAGCATATTGTAGTAGTGTTTTTGAAGGTTTTCCCGATCAGACATTGTTGGCAGTGATGCCTTTTCTCTGATGTTAGTGTTTAAGAACATATCTTTGTCACTCTTTTTCGGAACATTCCCCTCGTTAAAGTCAACTATTACTACAGCATCAAAGGCAACACCGCGGCTCTCTAGAACACCCATAACCGTTATTTTACCACCACGTACATCATCTATGGTTGTTTTGGCCAGGCGCTGCATAAAAAGGTTCAGAATCGACTTTGAACCCATGTTTTTCATAAAAGGGAGCACCTTTAAAAAAGTGTAAAGCTCTTTGTCGTAGATCTTCAGCTCCGTCTTATCTGTTATAAACTCACGCAGCTTATAAAAACACTCCTCTAAGAGTGTAAAGTTGTCACGTGCCCCGTACATCTCTATAATTACGTCTGAGAGCTCTTTGCCGAATCTTTTACTTCTATGTATATTCTCTTGTGAATCTTGCTCTAACGCTTTTATATTTGCATCTAAGAGGGTATATATCTTTGAATTTCTAAAAGATGTTCCCATTGCAAAGTTAAAGTTAGATTTTCGATCAAAGCTTTTTAGCAGCTCAGCTTTAGATTCGTTCGGAAGTATCACAGCTATCTTCTCAGGTTCATACCCCTTTTGTATAAAGTCGTACACCTTTTTTTGAATAAATGCGACCTGCAAGATATCTTCACTAAAACTCTCGCAAGAGATAGCATCGATCTTCTCAATCTTTGTTTGTGAAAGTATCTCTTGTGTAGAAATATTTAAAAGATACTCATACCCTATCTCAAGTTCAAAGCCAAACTCTGCAAACTGCTCTTGCATTTTTGTATTAAACGGTGTGGCAAAAAACTTTATCTTGAGTTTCGAGATCGTAGCAACTTGTTGTAGAAGTGAGATCTCAAAATTTGTAAGATATCCATCGAGATATATCGTTATACTCTCTTTATCTTTTACGTATGCAGTGTTAAACTTGTAAAGCTTCGGTAAAAAGATCTTGTCTAACACCTTCTGCTCATCACACAAAAGCTCATAACGTCTGTAGAGCTCTTCTAAGATGGTGATATGTTCCTCATACTCTGCATACAAGTCGGCATCACGCAGTTTTTTGATGTCATAAAGCTCGGCACTCAGCTCTTCAAAAAATTTAAATATATAGGAGCTGTTTTTCGTAAATGTGAAGAAGTTACGCTCTATTTGGAGTTTTGAGAACTCCTGAAAGTCAGAAGCCTGCAGAAGCAGTAATATACGACTGTCATCATCGATATACTTATATCCTTGAACGATACACAACTTTGAGATAAATTCACTCATCGTTATATAGTCAGGAAGAAAAAGTGTTTGATTTTTGTTTTTGAGTTGCTCGTGCCTAATAGCACGAGAAGAGGAGAAAACTACGGTACTATTATCCATAGTTAAAATTCAAATACCTCTTTTATGCGAGTATCTGCTTTTAAGTTGTAAAATCTATAATCATCTCCAACTTGCACACGAGCGATGATGTTCCACACACCAACTTTTGGAAATGTAGCACCTTCAAACGTATAAATACCCTCTTGTACTGTGAAAGTCTCTAAAAGCTGATTAAACTTTTCAGTCTCCGGACGACTAATATCTATAATAATCTCTGCGTTATCTATTAGCTTTCCACTTTTATCTGTAACTTTGTATTTTATCTGCGGTTTATCAACACCAATACTTTCAGTTACATATTCAATATTGTATTTTTTATCAAAATTGATCTGTGCATTGATAAACTCGTTTGCTCTTGCATCAGCTTCTTGATATTTGCTCATATATGCATTGCTTTCTTGAATATCAGCCTTGCTTGTAACCATAATAGTTGCTACACACATTCCGAAAACTAGTGTAATCGAGCCGCCAAGTATATATGGCCAGATTTTACCGCTACTTAGTTTCGCCATTTTTCAGCCTTCTTAATTCTATTTTTTTTCTAATATATAGAACTATACCATACAAAACAAAACCGTAGAAAAACACTTTTACCCAGAACAATGTCTCTTGGTTTGCATCACCAGGATCATTCTCGAGTGTAACCCCTTTAGAAGTTGCAACTTGATGTGCAACATCAAGGTAACCATTATACATTGATGCCGCATACTTTCCTACTATCTGTTCATCTTTAGCTTTTCCGGCTAAAAGAGGTAAAATAGTTCCACCGTAATCTTTACGTAGCTTGTTAAAGTGCTCCCAGCTATCTGCATATACTATAGCTATTAAAAAAGCCTGTACAGCAGAGGAAACAGGGCTAAGCACCTGATCTCTATGAAAATACTTATATAAAGTGTTATCATTTA contains:
- a CDS encoding ABC transporter ATP-binding protein, with product MVKIDITKQLQGASGDMSLDVNLHIKQGEFIALSGKSGSGKTTLLRILAGLEEAEGNITVDENIWLDRKNNLAPQQREIGFVFQDYALFPNMTVEENLLFVNKDKALAEHLLEVTELTELKNRLPHKLSGGQKQRVALCRSLMSRPKILLLDEPLSALDPAMRTKLQNEILTLHKEFNITTIMVSHDPSEIYRLSSRVIVLNEGKVINDGSPKEILLKTTGSAKFSFDGELLDIIKVDVINIAIISIGQQLVEVVVSDEEIKNLTIGQAINVSTKAFTPIIKA
- a CDS encoding RecB-like helicase — translated: MSNFINNLAYEASAGSGKTFMLVVRYLSLLFKGAEASKILALTFTNKAASEMSERIVETLEELEKRGELAEIAKVTGFSKEYLLEHRTQILKEFLNANTKIMTIDSFFTHILRKFSLYASLMPDFTTASAQHEHKLMSRFLSEVSVANKRNILIDLSLESKKRVSDIFTLLNQFYEKKEELANFSYRKSFDKSYEAKALEALSNIQKIVAGCKGASATLQKAVNVESFEALISTTWVYQETLEYWVFKKCYIPEMDSNLQVIQEAIQEYFRQKEQNFFYALNELVELYKKSKKALYIDDSELSFSDVTLLVYEILHRLDDSEFLYFRLDSTIEHMLLDEFQDTSIIQYEILKPLINEITSGTGVSEEGSFFFVGDVKQSIYRFRGGVSALFGEVAKQNSTQVDKLRVNYRSQKEVVEFVNNTFLEKIKNYTPQLVRAEAMGGYVSIKTNDEVLDEVLEQVKHLMSLGADRDEIAILCATNGDGEAVKNLLDGNGIDVVTETTTKLINQRSVKAVLEYLKYLYFGEELYRHNFFALIGRELEVIEKVDFSRNTLLDIIKNVIDKYQLFENDFHLLRFMSAVQNYQDIEALLFEYERLDVSAAASDISGVRVLTIHKSKGLEYEHVIVMDRLKKAPPSRDSIIYKYDGINLQSIYLRISGRDKIDLDYAEALAREKALIEEDSLNALYVAFTRARENLFIVKKTKDSLFDLLELQDGSFGELRCEVKEKKKEKQYGLFHFKDLYYGTQAEILALEDEKEEDLANINFGLATHYTLEMLESFDEVSIASALDMCANKFGFALEEGEFSEIERRVRALVQNKEFLELVDGKCHKEKAFKYKNNLRYIDLLVKKENSWVIIDYKTGEQFEDEYKKQVKGYMRAVSEITNEKAEGYLCYLLGNGIKLKKV
- a CDS encoding FixH family protein — translated: MAKLSSGKIWPYILGGSITLVFGMCVATIMVTSKADIQESNAYMSKYQEADARANEFINAQINFDKKYNIEYVTESIGVDKPQIKYKVTDKSGKLIDNAEIIIDISRPETEKFNQLLETFTVQEGIYTFEGATFPKVGVWNIIARVQVGDDYRFYNLKADTRIKEVFEF
- a CDS encoding OprD family outer membrane porin, whose protein sequence is MLKKYTLLSLTFGLLTTPALMAETQKSAIKANGQVVYLDQQKNVENIQDMFKEGNFYGRLRNNNFYYRYDDSDKNSYLVNAIGASLIYKSANYNGFDFTVGGYASRAFFSENESNINTLGPAKDLLSRFNYVNTGSKTLYAFAQANIAYTVSKTKLTVGRQLVETFYTKSNDTKMIPNSFDGVVLESQDLKDTKIKLAYLAKQKLRDHQTSHSILMYGDANLSSYTRPEWNGNDDSAMHKGLTYTALKAADKNTEAPLLVIDGQNNSVENLQVNFAAYAVPELLSQAMGELNYKVNLDGFSITPGVRYIQQFDNGAGAVGGAALSGTTTGYKDPNSLDAQMIAARVVANVSDYKINLGYTNILDKADLVTPWRGFPTAGYTRSMGIYNWTANTKSYRIELVKGANKTGIYKDGFIQTSVLYIDGDQDKSGKDRVYYYFGYVKNLESAPEFQYRVRLGYGDFVGPSSATSDYLDSRLEFNYTF
- the modB gene encoding molybdate ABC transporter permease subunit translates to MNLLYELDLEPFILSFKLAAITTLVLFLISLPFAWYLSQTRSKFKPFLESLTALPIVLPPSVLGFYILVALSHNSPIGTFFEDVFDIKLVFSFTGLVVASAFYSLPFMVQPLQGGFESLNKNMIEASYIAGKSKTVTLLRVALPNIKPALLTAVIVTFAHTVGEFGVVLMVGGSIPGETKVASVAIYEMVEVMDYSMAHVYSAIMVFISFCVLLSVYIFNRRYQNKIGIH
- a CDS encoding TOBE domain-containing protein; the encoded protein is MSDFIATIIDIQSVQSLHLVNLTFQGHNLSMISLELGDEVEIGAEVKLCVKPSNVTLTKQCTEEISISNQLPSQISSIEFGEILTSVKLSFFDYQFETLITTHKAKQMNLQEGEEIIALINESDLSISSVL
- a CDS encoding PD-(D/E)XK nuclease family protein; translated protein: MDNSTVVFSSSRAIRHEQLKNKNQTLFLPDYITMSEFISKLCIVQGYKYIDDDSRILLLLQASDFQEFSKLQIERNFFTFTKNSSYIFKFFEELSAELYDIKKLRDADLYAEYEEHITILEELYRRYELLCDEQKVLDKIFLPKLYKFNTAYVKDKESITIYLDGYLTNFEISLLQQVATISKLKIKFFATPFNTKMQEQFAEFGFELEIGYEYLLNISTQEILSQTKIEKIDAISCESFSEDILQVAFIQKKVYDFIQKGYEPEKIAVILPNESKAELLKSFDRKSNFNFAMGTSFRNSKIYTLLDANIKALEQDSQENIHRSKRFGKELSDVIIEMYGARDNFTLLEECFYKLREFITDKTELKIYDKELYTFLKVLPFMKNMGSKSILNLFMQRLAKTTIDDVRGGKITVMGVLESRGVAFDAVVIVDFNEGNVPKKSDKDMFLNTNIREKASLPTMSDRENLQKHYYNMLLINSKEVAISYVSASDTNPSRFLKQLGIKENKLYDEHSYAQLLFSKRTAPFTESKPFVVPYSFHGQKLSNTKLKTYLTCKKKFYLNYILKLQDHKIPKDIPEEYEIGEHVHRALCNLYTKKDHYLDVQELQRDLEKELDNVCEDSEFIRYQIALQKRILGKFCEVEIERFKQGQYVFKTEEPLELEYDGLILSGVLDRVDQSEEGVSVLDYKTGFYTLYNKNNVTEATDFQLEFYYLLATKLGRVKQCAFYDLKEGKVVEELFLEQKIALLQSHIQDLLQVEDIEVKECEDPKACQYCAYKILCDRE
- a CDS encoding 3-dehydroquinate dehydratase; protein product: MRILARGLFALVLTILFQSQLFAEYLYKDEIVHREPFTKDIELLGSELYTKTGIALKLVMLKELPNKQDMYKYEQELLATFKEPTILLVFSEMDAQVDIQVNDNTLYKYFHRDQVLSPVSSAVQAFLIAIVYADSWEHFNKLRKDYGGTILPLLAGKAKDEQIVGKYAASMYNGYLDVAHQVATSKGVTLENDPGDANQETLFWVKVFFYGFVLYGIVLYIRKKIELRRLKNGETK